The following coding sequences are from one Anser cygnoides isolate HZ-2024a breed goose chromosome 10, Taihu_goose_T2T_genome, whole genome shotgun sequence window:
- the ARL8B gene encoding ADP-ribosylation factor-like protein 8B — MLALLSRLLDWFRSLFWKEEMELTLVGLQYSGKTTFVNVIASGQFSEDMIPTVGFNMRKVTKGNVTIKIWDIGGQPRFRSMWERYCRGVNAIVYMVDAADREKIEASRNELHNLLDKPQLQGIPVLVLGNKRDLPNALDEKQLIEKMNLAAIQDREICCYSISCKEKDNIDITLQWLIQHSKSRRS; from the exons ATGCTGGCGCTGCTGTCCCGGCTGCTGGACTGGTTCCGCTCGCTCTTCtggaaggaggagatggagcTGACCCTGGTGGGGCTGCAGTACTCGGGCAAGACCACCTTCGTCAACGTCATCGCG tcaggTCAATTCAGTGAAGATATGATTCCTACTGTGGGCTTCAACATGAGAAAAGTTACAAAGGGTAATGTTACAATAAAG ATTTGGGATATAGGAGGGCAACCACGATTCCGAAGCATGTGGGAACGATACTGCAGAGGAGTTAATGCTATTGT CTACATGGTAGATGCTGCAGATCGTGAAAAAATAGAAGCCTCTCGGAATGAGCTGCACAATCTTCTAGATAAGCCACAGTTACAAGGAATCCCT GTTCTAGTACTTGGAAACAAGAGAGACCTTCCTAACGCTTTGGATGAGAAACAACTAATTGAAAAGAT GAACCTTGCTGCTATTCAGGACAGAGAAATCTGCTGCTACTCAATTTCATGCAAAGAGAAAGATAATATAG aTATCACGCTTCAGTGGCTTATTCAGCATTCAAAATctagaagaagctga